The Scomber scombrus chromosome 5, fScoSco1.1, whole genome shotgun sequence genome window below encodes:
- the rnf7 gene encoding RING-box protein 2 → MDDGDEPSIVLSHTSSGSKSGGDKMFSLKKWNAVAMWSWDVECDTCAICRVQVMDACLRCQAENKQEDCVVVWGECNHSFHNCCMSLWVKQNNRCPLCQQDWVVQRIGK, encoded by the exons ATGGATGACGGTGACGAGCCTAGTATAGTCCTCTCTCACACCTCTTCAGGCTCTAAGTCGGGCGGGGACAAGATGTTTTCCTTAAAGAAGTGGAATGCTGTAGCCATGTGGAGCTGGGACGTTGAATGTGACACTTGTGCCATTTGCCGGGTGCAGGTGATGG aCGCTTGTCTCCGATGCCaggcagaaaacaaacaggaggaCTGTGTTG ttgtgtGGGGAGAGTGCAACCACTCCTTCCATAACTGCTGCATGTCTCTTTGGGTGAAGCAGAACAATCGCTGTCCCCTCTGCCAGCAGGACTGGGTGGTTCAGAGAATCGGCAAATGA